The proteins below are encoded in one region of Sideroxydans lithotrophicus ES-1:
- a CDS encoding DUF427 domain-containing protein yields the protein MPRAIWNNQIIAEAPANEIHRVEGNIYFPPAAVKREYLHPSESHTHCVWKGEASYYNVEVDGMVNEDAAWYYPDPSTAAARIKNYIAFWHGVQVEE from the coding sequence ATGCCCAGAGCCATTTGGAACAACCAGATCATTGCCGAAGCACCAGCTAACGAGATCCATCGCGTGGAAGGAAACATCTACTTCCCGCCCGCTGCGGTGAAGCGCGAATACTTGCATCCCAGCGAATCGCATACCCATTGTGTATGGAAGGGTGAAGCAAGCTATTACAATGTCGAGGTTGACGGAATGGTGAATGAGGATGCAGCATGGTACTACCCTGATCCATCAACAGCCGCTGCCCGCATAAAAAACTACATCGCCTTCTGGCATGGAGTCCAGGTGGAGGAATGA
- the dtd gene encoding D-aminoacyl-tRNA deacylase → MIGLIQRVSEASVAVDGNIVGQIGRGLLVLVGVEKNDDEATAKRLLERILTYRVFPDAEGKMNLSLVDIGGELLLVPQFTLAADTHKGTRPSFSSAAPPEQGKALFEHFVNEARQSHPAVATGVFGADMKVGLINDGPVTFWLQVGK, encoded by the coding sequence ATGATCGGACTCATACAACGCGTCAGCGAAGCAAGCGTGGCAGTGGACGGCAACATCGTCGGGCAGATCGGGCGCGGCCTGCTGGTGCTGGTCGGCGTCGAGAAGAATGACGACGAGGCAACTGCGAAGCGCCTGCTCGAACGCATCCTCACTTACCGCGTATTCCCGGATGCCGAAGGCAAGATGAACCTGTCGCTCGTCGACATCGGCGGCGAACTGTTGCTGGTACCGCAATTCACGCTGGCCGCCGACACCCACAAAGGCACGCGCCCCAGTTTCTCTTCCGCTGCGCCGCCGGAGCAGGGTAAGGCGCTGTTCGAGCATTTCGTGAACGAAGCGCGCCAGTCCCATCCGGCGGTGGCGACAGGCGTGTTCGGTGCAGACATGAAAGTGGGCCTGATCAACGACGGCCCGGTGACGTTCTGGTTGCAGGTGGGAAAATAG
- the egtB gene encoding ergothioneine biosynthesis protein EgtB, which translates to MAINDAALIERFRKVRARSESLCAPLQIEDYCIQAMPDVSPPKWHLAHVTWFFETFILVPYVKRYRRLREEYAHLFNSYYETAGTFFPRPQRGMLSRPTVDEVYRYRSHVDDALLELLAHPPDEHAADIRERVRLGIEHEIQHQELLLMDTRYNFSINPLQPVYRNIEVPITAAPAQAMGWQEFAGGVVEIGHGGNAFAYDNERPRHRTLLQAFRLGTRLVTNAEYLAFIDDGGYGRVDLWLSDAWRTVDEQHWQAPLYWFKEGRDWKHFDLTGAHALRPDEPVSHLSYYEADAYARWAGKRLPTEAEWEHAASTHATNGNFLDNGLYVPQPAQQTGLTQMFGDLWEWTQSAYLPYPGFKPLPGTLGEYNGKFMSNQMVLRGGCCATAQDHMRASYRNFFRAADRWMFSGLRLAEDMP; encoded by the coding sequence GTGGCAATAAACGATGCCGCATTGATCGAACGTTTCCGAAAGGTCCGCGCGCGATCGGAATCGCTGTGCGCACCGCTGCAGATCGAGGACTACTGCATCCAGGCCATGCCCGACGTGAGCCCACCCAAGTGGCATCTGGCGCATGTCACCTGGTTCTTCGAGACGTTCATCCTTGTGCCGTATGTGAAACGGTACCGCAGGTTACGCGAGGAATATGCGCATCTGTTCAATTCCTACTACGAGACGGCGGGCACTTTCTTCCCGCGCCCGCAGCGCGGCATGCTGTCGCGTCCCACGGTGGACGAGGTCTACCGCTATCGCAGCCATGTCGACGACGCACTGCTGGAATTGCTGGCACATCCGCCTGACGAACATGCCGCCGATATCCGCGAACGCGTACGACTGGGTATCGAGCACGAGATCCAGCATCAGGAGTTGCTGCTGATGGATACCCGCTACAACTTCTCCATCAACCCTCTGCAACCTGTCTATCGCAACATCGAAGTTCCCATCACCGCAGCACCCGCACAGGCGATGGGCTGGCAGGAATTTGCCGGCGGGGTCGTCGAGATCGGCCATGGCGGCAATGCATTCGCATATGACAATGAGCGTCCCAGACATCGCACGCTGTTGCAGGCTTTCCGACTGGGCACGCGACTGGTCACCAATGCGGAATATCTGGCCTTCATCGATGACGGCGGCTATGGCCGCGTCGACCTATGGCTGTCCGACGCCTGGCGCACCGTCGACGAACAGCACTGGCAGGCGCCGCTATACTGGTTCAAGGAAGGCCGCGACTGGAAACATTTCGACCTGACCGGCGCGCATGCCTTGCGCCCGGACGAACCGGTGTCACACCTGAGTTATTACGAGGCGGATGCCTATGCACGCTGGGCAGGCAAGCGTCTGCCGACTGAAGCGGAATGGGAACATGCCGCAAGCACCCACGCCACCAACGGCAACTTCCTCGACAACGGCCTCTATGTACCGCAGCCCGCGCAACAGACAGGATTGACCCAGATGTTCGGCGACCTGTGGGAATGGACGCAGAGCGCCTACCTGCCCTATCCCGGCTTCAAGCCGCTGCCCGGAACACTGGGCGAATACAACGGCAAATTCATGAGCAACCAGATGGTGCTGCGCGGCGGCTGTTGTGCCACCGCGCAGGATCATATGCGCGCCAGCTACCGCAACTTTTTCCGGGCGGCAGATCGCTGGATGTTTTCCGGCCTGCGCCTGGCGGAGGACATGCCATGA